From a region of the Falsiruegeria litorea R37 genome:
- a CDS encoding NnrU family protein, whose protein sequence is MGFGLLILGVALWWAPHLFKRVMPEQRAAMGNAGRGMVALALVVSIVLMVIGYRATDFIYVWAPPSFMVHINNLLVLIAIWMMSPAGQKGLLLNKVRHPMLAGFKAWALAHLLVNGDLASIILFGGLLAWAVVEVIVINKSEPDWTPGEPGTLAKDAMFFVASIVLLAIIGYIHGLVGPSPFPG, encoded by the coding sequence ATGGGTTTTGGATTGTTGATTTTGGGTGTGGCCCTTTGGTGGGCACCACATCTGTTCAAGCGGGTCATGCCCGAACAGCGCGCCGCAATGGGCAATGCCGGACGTGGAATGGTGGCCCTCGCGCTGGTCGTCTCGATCGTGCTGATGGTGATTGGTTATCGCGCCACCGACTTCATCTATGTCTGGGCACCGCCCAGCTTCATGGTGCACATCAACAACCTGCTCGTGCTGATCGCGATCTGGATGATGAGCCCCGCTGGCCAAAAGGGTCTGCTGCTCAACAAAGTCCGGCACCCGATGCTGGCGGGCTTCAAGGCCTGGGCGCTGGCGCACTTGCTGGTCAACGGTGATCTGGCCTCGATCATCCTCTTCGGTGGTTTGCTCGCATGGGCCGTGGTCGAGGTGATCGTGATCAACAAATCCGAACCCGACTGGACGCCGGGCGAACCTGGCACGCTGGCCAAGGACGCTATGTTCTTTGTCGCATCCATCGTGCTGCTGGCCATCATCGGCTACATCCACGGGCTGGTTGGCCCATCCCCATTCCCCGGCTAA
- the sdhC gene encoding succinate dehydrogenase, cytochrome b556 subunit, translating into MADVNRGNRPLSPHIMIYRPQMTSISSIMVRMSGLALLVLAPLVVWWLLALATSESAFAVIDGLLRSWFGKLVLTGAIWALWYHTLGRLRHVIWDFGYCLDVNTSENMGRAMFIGATVLTVITILVV; encoded by the coding sequence ATGGCCGATGTCAATCGGGGCAACCGCCCGCTCTCGCCACATATTATGATCTACCGCCCACAGATGACCTCCATATCATCGATCATGGTGCGGATGTCCGGCCTTGCTCTTTTGGTGCTCGCCCCCCTCGTGGTCTGGTGGCTGCTGGCCTTGGCAACGTCCGAAAGCGCCTTTGCTGTCATCGACGGCCTGCTGCGCAGCTGGTTCGGTAAGTTGGTCCTGACCGGCGCAATCTGGGCGCTGTGGTACCACACCCTGGGCCGCCTGCGTCACGTGATCTGGGATTTCGGCTATTGCCTGGACGTCAACACATCCGAAAACATGGGCCGCGCCATGTTCATTGGTGCCACGGTTCTGACCGTGATCAC
- a CDS encoding DUF1194 domain-containing protein, which produces MWRTAISALAFAAMTLPTHACDLALALAVDVSGSVDSREYGIQMNGLAHALRDPIISEALVRGDSRLMLVQWTGASRQQVTIPWTRIDSFDAIDAFAVAVEQDIRVWRNFSTAIGEALQATMDTFAQVPDCKRHLIDLSGDGFSNEGLEPTTVHPELRAAGITVNAIAIEESEPDLTAYFFENVIVGEGAFVVSAAGFLDYPERIRKKLLREVTQQTAVLD; this is translated from the coding sequence ATGTGGCGCACCGCGATCTCTGCCTTGGCCTTTGCGGCCATGACCCTGCCAACCCATGCCTGTGACCTGGCCTTGGCGCTGGCCGTGGATGTGTCCGGTTCAGTCGACAGTCGCGAATACGGCATCCAGATGAACGGGTTGGCCCACGCCCTGCGCGACCCGATCATTTCCGAGGCGCTGGTGCGCGGTGACAGCCGTTTGATGCTGGTGCAATGGACCGGGGCATCGCGTCAGCAGGTGACCATCCCCTGGACCCGCATCGACAGTTTCGACGCCATTGATGCTTTTGCCGTGGCGGTCGAACAGGACATCCGGGTCTGGCGCAATTTTTCCACCGCGATTGGCGAGGCGTTACAGGCGACGATGGACACCTTTGCTCAGGTGCCGGACTGCAAACGCCACCTGATCGACCTGTCGGGCGATGGGTTTTCCAATGAAGGTCTCGAGCCCACCACTGTCCACCCTGAGTTGCGCGCAGCGGGAATCACGGTGAACGCTATCGCAATCGAGGAAAGCGAACCGGATCTGACGGCGTATTTCTTTGAAAACGTCATTGTAGGTGAAGGCGCCTTTGTGGTCTCGGCCGCCGGGTTTCTGGATTACCCCGAGCGGATCCGAAAGAAGCTCTTGCGCGAAGTGACCCAACAGACAGCCGTGTTGGATTGA
- a CDS encoding MaoC family dehydratase: MAKTNPGRFFEDYSVGQILTHAVPRTVSGGERALYHALYPARHALYSSDAFASASGLPASPIDDLAAFHVVFGKTVPDVSLNAVANLGYAEGRWLLPVYPGDTLRSESEVIGLKQNSNGKTGVVYVRTRGLNQRDEVVMEYVRWVMVRKNNLDAPAPETVVPDLTKVVPAEQLVIPDGLDFSNYNFDLAGEPHRWGDYEIGETIDHVDGVTIEEAEHMIATRLWQNTAKVHFDLTFRPDGRLIYGGHVISMARALSFNGLANAQMIVGLNGGAHANPCFAGTTVKAWTEVLDKADTPAPGVGAIRLRLVATKGGEPFELKDENGKYKPDVLLDLDYWALMPQ; the protein is encoded by the coding sequence ATGGCAAAAACCAACCCCGGCCGCTTTTTCGAAGACTATTCTGTCGGTCAAATCCTGACCCACGCCGTGCCACGCACCGTCTCGGGCGGCGAACGCGCGCTGTATCACGCGCTCTACCCGGCGCGCCACGCGCTCTATTCGTCTGATGCCTTTGCCTCGGCCAGTGGTCTGCCCGCCAGCCCTATCGACGATCTGGCTGCGTTCCACGTCGTCTTTGGCAAGACCGTCCCCGATGTATCGTTGAACGCGGTTGCCAACCTTGGTTATGCCGAAGGCCGCTGGCTGCTGCCGGTTTATCCTGGCGATACGCTGCGTTCGGAATCTGAGGTGATCGGCCTCAAGCAGAACTCCAACGGCAAGACCGGCGTTGTCTATGTCCGCACCCGTGGGTTGAACCAGCGCGATGAGGTCGTGATGGAATACGTCCGTTGGGTGATGGTGCGCAAAAACAACCTCGATGCGCCCGCGCCGGAAACGGTTGTGCCGGACCTGACCAAGGTCGTCCCGGCAGAGCAACTGGTCATCCCCGATGGTCTGGATTTCTCCAACTACAACTTCGATCTGGCCGGTGAACCTCACCGCTGGGGTGACTACGAGATTGGCGAAACCATCGATCACGTCGACGGCGTCACCATCGAAGAGGCCGAGCACATGATCGCCACGCGCCTGTGGCAGAACACGGCCAAGGTGCATTTCGACCTGACCTTCCGTCCCGACGGGCGGCTGATTTACGGCGGGCATGTCATTTCGATGGCGCGTGCCCTGTCGTTCAACGGTCTGGCCAACGCGCAGATGATCGTGGGCCTTAACGGTGGCGCGCATGCCAACCCCTGTTTCGCGGGCACCACCGTCAAAGCCTGGACCGAAGTGCTGGACAAGGCCGACACGCCCGCACCGGGTGTGGGCGCCATCCGCCTGCGTCTGGTCGCGACCAAAGGCGGTGAGCCGTTTGAACTCAAGGATGAAAACGGCAAGTACAAGCCGGACGTCCTGCTGGACCTCGACTATTGGGCACTGATGCCGCAATGA
- the mdh gene encoding malate dehydrogenase, producing MARPKIALIGAGNIGGTLAHLAAVKELGDVVLFDIADGLPQGKALDIAESGPSEGFDAAMSGTSDYADIAGADVCIVTAGVARKPGMSRDDLLGINLKVMKSVGEGIAAHAPDAFVICITNPLDAMVWALREFSGLPHNKVCGMAGVLDSARFAHFLSEEFGVSMRDVTAFVLGGHGDTMVPSVRYSTVAGIPLPDLVEMGWTTQDKLDAIVQRTRDGGAEIVGLLKTGSAYYAPATSAIEMAEAYLKDQKRVLPCAAYCDGELGVKGLYVGVPTVIGKGGVERIVDIKLNKDEQAGFDNSVNAVKGLIEACKGIDGSLA from the coding sequence ATGGCCAGACCCAAAATCGCACTTATTGGTGCAGGGAACATCGGCGGCACACTCGCGCATCTCGCAGCAGTCAAGGAATTGGGCGACGTTGTCCTCTTTGACATCGCAGACGGCCTGCCCCAGGGCAAGGCGCTGGACATCGCCGAATCCGGCCCGTCCGAGGGTTTCGACGCCGCAATGTCGGGCACCAGCGATTACGCTGACATCGCAGGCGCAGACGTCTGCATCGTGACCGCCGGTGTGGCCCGCAAGCCGGGCATGAGCCGCGACGACCTGCTGGGCATCAACCTGAAGGTCATGAAGTCGGTTGGTGAAGGCATCGCCGCCCACGCCCCCGACGCATTCGTCATCTGCATCACCAACCCGCTCGACGCGATGGTCTGGGCTCTGCGTGAATTCTCGGGCCTGCCCCACAACAAGGTCTGCGGCATGGCCGGCGTTCTGGATTCGGCACGTTTCGCGCACTTCCTGTCGGAAGAGTTCGGCGTTTCGATGCGTGACGTGACCGCGTTTGTTCTAGGCGGCCACGGCGACACCATGGTGCCTTCGGTTCGTTATTCGACCGTTGCCGGTATCCCACTGCCCGATCTGGTCGAGATGGGCTGGACCACACAGGACAAGCTGGACGCCATCGTGCAGCGCACCCGTGACGGCGGTGCCGAGATCGTTGGCCTGCTGAAAACCGGTTCGGCCTACTACGCGCCTGCCACTTCGGCGATCGAAATGGCCGAAGCCTATCTGAAAGACCAGAAGCGCGTTCTGCCGTGCGCCGCATATTGCGACGGCGAACTGGGCGTCAAAGGCCTGTATGTTGGTGTCCCGACGGTGATTGGCAAAGGCGGCGTCGAGCGCATCGTCGACATCAAGCTGAACAAAGACGAGCAGGCCGGTTTCGACAACTCGGTCAACGCTGTCAAAGGCCTGATCGAAGCCTGCAAAGGCATCGACGGCTCGCTGGCCTGA
- a CDS encoding DUF1737 domain-containing protein, producing MAKLYRLLTEEDTSAFCHKVSEALAKGWELYGDPTYAFDQANNVMRCGQAVTKEVDADYAPDMKLGQQ from the coding sequence ATGGCCAAACTCTATCGCCTCCTGACCGAGGAAGACACATCCGCCTTCTGCCACAAGGTCAGCGAGGCGCTTGCAAAGGGGTGGGAGCTGTATGGCGATCCCACCTATGCATTTGACCAGGCAAACAACGTCATGCGCTGCGGTCAGGCCGTTACCAAAGAGGTCGACGCCGACTATGCGCCCGACATGAAACTAGGACAGCAATGA
- a CDS encoding HpcH/HpaI aldolase/citrate lyase family protein, producing MDARQRPYRSVLYIPGSKERALEKAKTLPVDAIIFDLEDAVSVDEKENARETLKAALAAGGYGDRVKIVRINGFDTPWGRDDAAAVADMDADVVLLPKVGSTDDLDALAAVTGDLPIWAMMETPRGMLNAPSIAAHPQMQGFVMGTNDLAKELQTRFRPDRLPLQTSLGLCLLAAKAEGLIIVDGVYNAFKDDEGLRTECEQGRDMGFDGKTLIHPAQVDVTNEAFAPSDAEIDLARRQITAFEETEAAGQGVAVVDGKIVENLHVATAREILAKAEAIAALAS from the coding sequence ATGGACGCACGCCAACGCCCTTACCGCTCGGTCCTTTACATTCCCGGCTCGAAAGAGCGCGCTTTGGAAAAGGCCAAAACCCTGCCTGTGGACGCGATCATCTTTGACCTCGAAGATGCCGTGTCGGTCGATGAAAAAGAAAATGCGCGCGAGACGCTCAAGGCGGCCTTGGCCGCAGGCGGCTATGGAGATCGCGTCAAAATCGTGCGCATCAACGGGTTCGACACACCCTGGGGTCGCGATGATGCTGCCGCCGTGGCCGACATGGACGCCGATGTGGTGCTGCTGCCCAAGGTCGGCTCGACCGATGATCTGGACGCGCTGGCCGCAGTCACCGGCGATCTGCCGATCTGGGCGATGATGGAAACCCCGCGCGGCATGCTGAACGCGCCCTCGATTGCGGCCCACCCGCAGATGCAGGGCTTTGTCATGGGCACCAACGATCTGGCGAAAGAGCTGCAAACCCGATTCCGTCCCGACCGCCTGCCGCTGCAGACCTCTCTGGGTCTGTGCCTGCTCGCGGCCAAGGCCGAAGGGCTGATCATCGTTGATGGCGTTTACAACGCCTTCAAGGACGACGAAGGCCTGCGGACAGAGTGCGAACAGGGCCGCGACATGGGTTTTGACGGCAAAACCCTGATCCACCCGGCACAGGTCGACGTGACAAACGAAGCCTTCGCGCCCTCGGACGCAGAAATCGACCTGGCCCGCCGCCAGATCACCGCATTTGAAGAAACCGAAGCCGCAGGCCAGGGCGTCGCCGTGGTCGACGGCAAGATCGTGGAAAACCTTCACGTTGCCACCGCCCGCGAAATTCTGGCAAAAGCAGAAGCAATCGCAGCCCTGGCATCCTGA
- a CDS encoding DUF4344 domain-containing metallopeptidase: MIEAEVEALNQDFRLPAELTVSILPCGEPNAFYDPQVREITMCTEFADNLTAWAPE, from the coding sequence GTGATCGAAGCCGAGGTCGAAGCGCTCAATCAGGACTTTCGGCTGCCCGCAGAACTGACCGTCTCAATCCTGCCATGTGGCGAACCCAACGCCTTTTACGATCCCCAAGTCCGAGAAATCACCATGTGCACCGAATTTGCCGACAACCTGACCGCCTGGGCCCCCGAATGA
- a CDS encoding GNAT family N-acetyltransferase, translating to MSLRPARAEDASSLAAIAIEVWVGTYLRDGVSGFFADYVFEHLTPDAFGALIADPKDHIVVSERGQGIDGFIRISEDKPAEVRGCSDVEIATLYLQPRHHGQGIGQALLQCGLEICTDLGATNPWLMVNAENTGARAFYARQGFDEIGHTFFRIQDGAYRNEILAYRPDKK from the coding sequence ATGAGCTTGCGACCGGCGCGGGCCGAGGACGCCTCCAGCCTTGCGGCCATCGCCATCGAGGTCTGGGTCGGCACCTATCTGCGTGACGGTGTGTCCGGGTTCTTTGCCGATTACGTGTTCGAGCATCTGACGCCCGACGCCTTTGGCGCCCTGATCGCGGACCCAAAGGACCATATCGTGGTCTCGGAACGCGGGCAGGGAATCGACGGGTTTATCCGCATCAGCGAGGACAAACCCGCCGAAGTCCGGGGGTGTTCGGACGTCGAGATTGCCACGCTCTATCTGCAACCCCGCCACCACGGGCAGGGGATCGGCCAGGCCCTGTTGCAATGTGGGCTCGAGATTTGCACCGACCTGGGCGCAACCAACCCCTGGTTGATGGTGAACGCCGAGAACACAGGTGCCCGCGCCTTTTATGCCCGGCAGGGGTTCGATGAGATCGGCCACACGTTCTTTCGTATTCAGGACGGTGCTTATCGCAACGAAATCCTGGCCTATCGTCCTGACAAAAAATGA
- a CDS encoding sulfite exporter TauE/SafE family protein yields MLEFNLLFFAVAIPATVFAGISKGGFGSGVAFASSSILALILTPTQALALMLPLLMLIDVATLRPYWRRWSWPDARVLILGGVPGVVLGIWLFQVTNDDVLRLLIGAISLAFVAWQMMKPPKALHRLPASAGVLAGIVAGFTSFVSHAGGPPAAVYLLSQRLTKTQFQATTVLLFWIINIAKFIPYAWLGLFTMQTTLANLMLAPFALLGAWLGVKAHHMVSERLFFGVTYVLLSATGGKLIWDALN; encoded by the coding sequence ATGCTGGAATTCAATTTGTTGTTTTTCGCGGTGGCGATCCCGGCAACGGTGTTTGCGGGCATTTCCAAGGGTGGCTTTGGCTCAGGCGTGGCCTTTGCGTCCTCTTCGATTCTGGCGTTGATCCTGACGCCGACGCAGGCGCTGGCCCTGATGCTACCGCTTTTGATGCTGATCGACGTGGCCACTTTGCGTCCTTATTGGCGCAGGTGGAGCTGGCCGGATGCGCGCGTTTTGATCTTGGGTGGCGTGCCGGGGGTGGTGCTGGGGATCTGGCTGTTTCAGGTCACAAATGATGACGTGCTGCGGCTGCTCATCGGGGCCATCTCGCTCGCCTTTGTCGCCTGGCAGATGATGAAGCCCCCAAAGGCCTTACACCGCTTGCCCGCCTCTGCCGGAGTTCTGGCCGGGATCGTCGCAGGTTTCACCAGCTTCGTTAGCCACGCAGGGGGGCCCCCGGCGGCTGTCTACCTGTTGTCCCAACGTCTGACCAAGACCCAGTTTCAGGCCACCACGGTTCTGCTTTTCTGGATCATCAATATCGCCAAGTTCATCCCCTATGCTTGGCTTGGCCTGTTCACGATGCAAACCACGCTGGCCAACCTGATGCTGGCCCCTTTCGCACTGTTGGGCGCGTGGCTGGGCGTCAAAGCGCATCATATGGTCTCAGAACGCCTGTTTTTTGGCGTCACATATGTGCTGCTCTCGGCCACAGGCGGCAAACTCATCTGGGACGCATTGAATTGA
- a CDS encoding histidine phosphatase family protein: protein MTHAGRIAIYLTHAEVVIDPAIPVPDWGLSPVGAERTATLAARLPQSPIQVISSAERKALETAWPLAARFGTPVTVRPGMHENDRSATGFLPGPEFETAADAFFATPHQSIRGWERAIDAQSRIADEVRRAVNSHLDDHILFCGHGGVGTLLYCDLAGKPIDRTWDQTGGGHWFAFDPDSWTALSQWAPMETLSF, encoded by the coding sequence ATGACCCACGCTGGCCGGATCGCGATCTACCTCACCCACGCGGAGGTCGTGATCGATCCCGCCATCCCCGTGCCGGACTGGGGCTTGTCCCCGGTAGGCGCGGAACGGACTGCGACGCTTGCGGCTAGACTGCCGCAATCCCCGATACAGGTCATCTCCAGCGCCGAACGCAAGGCGTTAGAGACCGCATGGCCCTTGGCTGCACGCTTTGGCACGCCCGTCACTGTTCGCCCTGGCATGCACGAAAACGACCGCTCGGCCACCGGCTTCTTGCCAGGACCGGAGTTCGAAACCGCAGCAGATGCCTTCTTTGCGACCCCGCACCAATCCATCCGCGGCTGGGAGCGAGCCATCGACGCCCAATCCCGCATCGCGGACGAGGTGCGGCGTGCGGTGAACAGCCATCTCGATGACCACATCCTGTTTTGCGGTCACGGCGGTGTCGGCACGCTGCTTTATTGCGATCTTGCGGGCAAACCCATCGACCGGACATGGGACCAGACCGGCGGCGGGCACTGGTTCGCCTTTGATCCCGACAGTTGGACTGCGCTCAGCCAATGGGCGCCCATGGAAACCCTGTCATTCTAA
- a CDS encoding DUF4344 domain-containing metallopeptidase, with amino-acid sequence MTRFKSYVLATGLLAGLTAPATAEFSFDADEATQAYVEANLLGIFYHELGHALIDMLDLPIFGQEEDAADVLSVFLIDALYEEESAVDLAYGTAFGFLGEVEQREAENELPAYWDVHGPDLQRYFNLVCIFFGANPDERADVADDLGLPADRAEYCPDEYDQADHSWGVALEEILTDHPAQSIRLGSSRSTPTEATSPPR; translated from the coding sequence ATGACACGCTTCAAGTCCTATGTCCTGGCCACTGGCCTGCTGGCTGGGTTGACCGCACCCGCCACCGCCGAATTCTCATTCGACGCGGATGAGGCCACGCAAGCCTATGTCGAGGCCAATCTTTTGGGGATCTTCTATCACGAGCTTGGTCACGCCCTGATCGACATGCTCGACCTGCCGATCTTTGGTCAGGAAGAGGATGCGGCCGACGTCTTGTCCGTCTTTCTGATCGATGCGCTCTATGAAGAAGAAAGTGCCGTGGATCTGGCATATGGCACTGCCTTCGGTTTTCTGGGAGAGGTCGAACAGCGCGAAGCTGAAAACGAATTGCCCGCCTATTGGGACGTCCACGGCCCCGACCTGCAGCGCTATTTCAATCTTGTCTGCATCTTTTTTGGCGCCAACCCCGATGAGCGCGCCGACGTGGCCGACGATCTGGGCCTGCCCGCCGACCGCGCCGAGTATTGCCCTGACGAATACGATCAAGCGGACCACAGCTGGGGGGTGGCGTTGGAAGAGATCCTGACAGATCATCCTGCCCAGAGCATCCGTCTGGGCAGTTCGAGATCGACACCGACGGAGGCGACTTCACCGCCCAGGTGA